From the Streptomyces nodosus genome, the window AGGGATTCCAGGACGGAGTCCTCGGGGGAGCGCTCGACCTCGTTGGCGTCGAGCATCTCGCCGGTGGTGACCTCCAGCCGGAAGCGGCTGGACTTGAAGTGGTCGGCGACGAGGTTGCGGGCGATGGTGACGAGCCAGGCGCCGAAGTCGCGCCCCTGCCAGGTGAAGGTGCCGATCCGGCGCAGGGCGCGCAGAAAGGTCTCACTGGTGAGGTCCTCGGCCGTCGCCCGGCCGCCCACCCGGTAGTAGATGTAGCGGTAGACGGTGTCGCTGTACTGGTCGTACAGGCGCCCGAAGGCTTCGGCCTCGCCGGCCTGGGCGCGCTCCACGAGTTCCATCATGCGGGCGCTGTCGCTGTCCGCGGCCGGACGGCGTGCGGTGGTGGCGGCCGAGCCGGAGCGGGCCCGTCGGCCGCCGACCGCGGCACTGCTCTCGGCCAGTGCGTAGCACGGGCCGAGCGGTGCGGCGGTGGCGAAGGCGGGGACGGCGGACGCGGTGGGGACGAAGCCGCGCAACAGGTTCAGGACCGTTGCGCGCAGCGTAGCCAGGCCCGAGGCGTCAACCCCGACGTGTGGGTACACGGGACTCCCAGAGGCAGAGCTTCCATCACGTGCAGTGCGGGACCGTTCACCCGTCGTGGCGACGGAGGGGTACCGGTATGCGTCTGAGGAGAATAACGCTTAGTGCAGGCGGCGCTACACCCAGTTGCTCAAATCGTCGAATCCATCGCCTCTGTGGTCCGTTGACGCTCACTCAAGTGCCGCAGAATGACCGTTTGTTGACCGATTCAGTTCGCCTTCCGTCTGGGTGCGGGGCGTGTTGTGCCGGGCGGGTGTGGGGGAACGGCGGGAAAACGCGGGGCGGGACCGGTGGGACGAGGGCGTCCGGCAGAGGGGTGCACGGGGTCGCACGGACCGTGCGCACCCGGGGCGTGGCGCGACCGGACCAGGGTCCCCCGGCGTCACGCGCAGTGACGATGGCGTGGGGCGGCGGGTGCCGGACGGGCGGCCGGAACGCGTGCGTGCCGCGGAGGTGAGGGCGAGAGGGCCGGTGTGGGCTCGACTGCGGTCTCGGGGCGCGGGGCGGGTGTGCGCGACGGTGATCGCGGGGTGTACGGCGGGTGTGCGCGGCTGCGATCACGGGGCGCATGCGGGTGTGCGCGGCTGCGATCGCGGGTGGTGTCCGGGGCGGACGAGCGTGCGGTCACGATCGTGACCGCGGAAGTCTCCGGACGTGCGGCCACGGCCGTCCGGGACGGGAGGGCCCGGAGCCGCGGTCCGCCGGGGAGGAGCCGGGCTCCGGTCAGCGGCGGCGGCGGTGCAGGGCGATGGCTGCCGCGGTGCCGCCGGCCACCGCGCCCACGCCGGCCGCCGCCGGGATGCCCACCTTCGCCGCCTTGCGGGCGGTGCGGTAGTCGCGCAGCCGCCAGTCGCTGGCGCGGGCGTGCTTGCGGAGCTTGGGATCGGGGTTGATCGCGTACGGGTGCCCCACCAGCGACAGCATCGGGATGTCGTTGTGGGAGTCGCTGTACGCCGCGCAGCGCAGGAGGTCCAGCTTCTCCGCCGCGGCCAGCGCGCGGACCGCCTCCGCCTTCGCCGGGCCGTGCAGCGGCTCGCCCACCAGTCGGCCGGTGTAGACGCCGTCGACCGACTCCGCCACCGTGCCCAGGGCCCCGGTCAGGCCCAGCCGGCGGGCGATCACCGTGGCGATCTCCACGGGCGCGGCCGTGACCAGCCACACCTTCTGGCCCGCGTCCAGGTGCGCCTGTGCCAGCGCCCGCGTACCTGGCCAGATCCGCTCGGCCATGTACTCGTCGTAGATCTCCTCGCCGATCGACATCAGC encodes:
- a CDS encoding ECF subfamily RNA polymerase sigma factor, BldN family, with the translated sequence MYPHVGVDASGLATLRATVLNLLRGFVPTASAVPAFATAAPLGPCYALAESSAAVGGRRARSGSAATTARRPAADSDSARMMELVERAQAGEAEAFGRLYDQYSDTVYRYIYYRVGGRATAEDLTSETFLRALRRIGTFTWQGRDFGAWLVTIARNLVADHFKSSRFRLEVTTGEMLDANEVERSPEDSVLESLSNAALLDAVRRLNPQQQECVTLRFLQGLSVAETARVMGKNEGAIKTLQYRAVRTLARLLPEDAR
- a CDS encoding HAD family hydrolase, translated to MAALGWLTPRRRSATARSVLAGEASAEAARKSSQDTAPQNVPEPEPFPVLGDDKAAAFFDLDNTVMQGAALFHFGRGLYKRKFFETRDLAKFAWQQAWFRLAGVEDPDHMQDARDSALSIVKGHRVSELMSIGEEIYDEYMAERIWPGTRALAQAHLDAGQKVWLVTAAPVEIATVIARRLGLTGALGTVAESVDGVYTGRLVGEPLHGPAKAEAVRALAAAEKLDLLRCAAYSDSHNDIPMLSLVGHPYAINPDPKLRKHARASDWRLRDYRTARKAAKVGIPAAAGVGAVAGGTAAAIALHRRRR